TTTAGAAAAATATTTTAAGGAATTTATGAAGATAATGCCTACCGAGGATCTTTATTTTGAGGCAGTGAGGGACATAGTTAAAGACTTGATCAAAGAGTACATTAAGAAAAAAATGAACGAAGACGAGACTATAAGGAAGGATCTCGCGAGGGTTATAGAGGAGTTCATGGATGCAAGGATCAAGGAATACGATGCAGTTGCCAGCATGGCAAAGATAGTTGCAAAGATCGGCCTTGTCAGTGCACCCGATGACGTGAAGGAACAGGTATACAACGATTTCATCACCATGTTTCAAAAGGAAATAGAGGGGATAATTAAGAAGACGCTATGAGGTCGATTTATCGAAGTCCTTAACTATGACTGTTCTTGAATACAGATCGAAGAGCGTTAATTTGGATGGCTTCGGATTGAAGTTCATCATCTTTTGGTATTCTGTCTGAGATTGCCATGTAGATGAATTTACGTAGCGTACTCCCTTATAATTGCCTATGTAGTGTGAATGGATATGGCCCGTAATGAAGATGTCAGGAACCTCCTCTATTACGTGGTAGTCCACGCTTGAAGGTATAAGTGGCGTATTGCCACCGTATCTT
This genomic stretch from Thermoplasma volcanium GSS1 harbors:
- a CDS encoding nitrate/sulfite reductase; this encodes MDDDLEKYFKEFMKIMPTEDLYFEAVRDIVKDLIKEYIKKKMNEDETIRKDLARVIEEFMDARIKEYDAVASMAKIVAKIGLVSAPDDVKEQVYNDFITMFQKEIEGIIKKTL